The Stigmatella aurantiaca DW4/3-1 genome contains the following window.
GATGAGGATGTTCACCCCGAAGCCCAGGTTCGCCAGGGTGCCGATGGAGTTGAGGCCCGGGTGCCGCGCGAGGATGAGCGCCAGGAAGCCGATGGCGCTCGTCAACAGACCGCCGGTGATGGCCCGGCCCGTCTCCGCGTACACGGTGATGAAGTCGCTGTCCGGCTCGCTCAGGCGCTGCACCAGGTGCACCCCTGCGTCCACCGTGGTGCCCACCAGCACCGGCAGCACCACCAGGTTCAGGTAGTTGAACTGCAAGTCCAGCAGCGCCATCAGCCCCACCAGCCCCGCCACGGACACCAGCGTGGGCATCATGCAGATGAGCGCGGTGCGCAGCCGCCCCAGCGTCACCCACATCGCCAGGAGCACCGACAGCACCGCGGCGCCCAGGATCTCCGGCCCGTCATGCGCCACCATGTCCAGGATGTCCGCGAGGATGAGCGACTCGCCCGTGGCCGAGACCCGGGAGCCATCCGGCATCTGCATCCCCCGGACCTCCTTGGCGAAGCGCCGCGTCCCCGCCCCGTCCGCCAGGTTCACCGCCGCGTACACCAGCACCACGCCGCCGGAGTCCCCGTTCATCCCCTCGAACTGCCGGCGCACCGCCTCGGGCAGCGTGTCGCGCTGGAAAGGCTTGGCGCTCGACATCTTCAGGGCGCGCTCCACATTGGGCCGCACGTCTTCCGGCAGCCGCTGCGGGTCCAGCCGCTCCAGCCGCTGGTGGATGGCCTGAAGGATGGACTGCTTCTCCTGCTGGTGCTGGGGCACCAGATCCGCCACCGAGCCCACGAAGTCGATGGTGGAGTTCTTGCCCTGCTTCTCCTTGCGCGCCTGGAGCTCGCGCACCACCTCGCGCTCCATCGCATGGGTGTCGGTGAGCACCACCACCGGCGACTGCGAGTAGCCCAGGATCTTGTCCATGCGCCGGTCCAGCCGCACCGACGGCAGCGTCACGTCATCCAGCTTCGTCGAGTCGTAGTTGAAGCTGACGCGCCACGCCTGGCTGATGAGCGCCACCATGCCCACGCCGACGACGATGGCCACCGCGCGGTAGTGCTGCGGCAACCAGCGCGCCAGCAGCGCCAGCGGTCCAGCCGAGGCCTCGTGCACGCCCGGCTTCCACCCCAGGCGCGAGGCCAGCCCCAGCATCGCCGGGAGGATGAGCACATACGACACGATGCTCAGGATCATGCCGATCGCGGCGATGACGCCAAACTCCCGGAAGGCGATGAACTCGGAGATGGACAAGCTCAGGAACGTGAGCGCGGCCACCACCGCCGCGATGAGCGCCGAGAAGCCCGTGTGGCGGAACGACTCCCGGACCGCGGCCAGCGAGTCCTGCCCCTCCGAACGCAGCGTGGCATAGCGCCCCAGCAGGTGGATGCCGTGCTCCACGCCCAGGCCGCCCAGCACCGCGCCCAGGAAGCCGGTGAGCAAGTTCACCTGCCCGTAGACCGCGCCCACGAAGCCGTAGGTCCACGAGAGGCTGGCCACCACGGGCGCCATCGTGAAGGCCACGCTCCACGCGCTGCGGAAGTGGAAGGCCAGGTACAGCACGAGCAGCGCCAGCGCGATGCCCGAGGCGCGCCCCAGGTCTCCGGTGATGACCTTCTGCTGGTCGATCTTCTTCTTGTAGTTGCCGGTGATGGCCGTGGTGAAGCCAGGCCCGTACTTCGACAGATCCTGATGGGCCAGGAACTCCTCCACCTGCCCCACCACCTTCTTCGCGTAGTTCAGGTCCGCCGAGCTGCCCTTGGGCTTGAGCAGCAACACCACCATCCGCTCCTGGGGGTCCAGGTAGTACAGGTCCCCTTCACCCGACAGGCGCTGGCTGGCGCCGCCCGTGTACTTCTGCTCGATGTCGGAGAAGTCGACGGGCGGGGCCGGGTCCTCGTCCAGCCGGACGAAGAGCGGGTTGGCCTGCTCCTTCTCCCAGCGGATGCGCGCGTCGATGCGCTCCAGGATGGTCTTCAGGTCCGGCACATCCACGTAGTAGAGGGCGTGCTCCTCGAAGAAGGGACGCGGGCGCTGGTAGTTGACGTAGCGAACCTCGGAGAGCTGCGCGAGCCGGGGCGCCATGTCGTCCGCGAAGCGCTTGAGGGCCTCCGGCTCCGCGCCCAGCCCCGCCACCACCACGTTGCCCTGGCCGCCGAAGCGCTGGCGCAGCTTCTCCAGGTCTTGCACGCTGGTGAAAGAACGGGGCAACAGCGCCGTCAGGTCCGCGTTGAGTGTCAGCTTGCCTGAGAAATAGGAGCCCACCGCCACCAGGACCGCGGCCAGCAGCAGGGCCTGCCAGGGCTTGCGGTGGTTCCGTGCGGCGAGGGCGCCAATCGCCGTCTCGAACCGCTCACTGAGCCGCTTGTCACTCATGAAGTCCGCTCTTTTGTCCAAAAATGCGCAGTGAAAGCCCCCCAACATGTCGAGGCTCTCCGCGGGAGTCAACGAAACCCACACGGAGAGCAAGGGGGGGGCGGAGCCCTCGGCGGGACGCCATTGCCACCCTGACATATCCTCCAGCGGCGTGCTTTGTTCCCCGCCCTCATGAAGAAGCCACGCCGCTGGCTCCGGTTCAGCCTGCTTGCCGGACTCGTGCTCCTGGGAGTCACCTACATGCTGCGCCCCCCTCCCCCCCGGGGCCGACCCGCCGATCCGCCCTACCTGACCTTCTTCCTGGTGGATGGGCTGTCGCAGGAAGTGTTCCAGCGGGAGCTGGCGGCAGGGCGCCTGCCCCACATCGCCCAGCTCCTGGCGGAAGGCCTCTACGTCGAGGACGGCATCGCGGCCTTTCCCAGCATGACGGGCTACGGCTTCTACCCGTTTCTCACCGGCCGGGACGCGGTGCACAGCGGGGTGCTGGGGCTGCGCTGGTTCCGCCGCGATGCCCAGGAGGGCAACTTCCGCAACTACGTGGGGCGGACCAACGTGGAGATGAACCGGGACATGTCCGCCGAGCCCCGCACGCTCTTCGAGTGCTTTCCGGGGCAGCACAGCTTCTCGGTGAACAGCTACGCCAACCGGGGCGTGGTGCGGAACGAGATTCTCGGCTGGGCCTTCAGCATCGCCAAGTACCAGGAGCAGTACGCGGCGCTGCGCTTCCTGGCGGGCACGCCCTGGCTGGGCCCCCGCTTCATGCCGGACTGGTTCGCGGCCGAGACGCAGACGGTGGAGCTGGCCATGAAGGACCTGGCCTTCCAACCCAAGGTGCAATGGCTCACCCTGGCCACGCCGGATGCCCGCCAACACATCGCCGGCACGGACGAGACCTATGTGGCGCTGGTGCGGCACGCGGACAGCCTCATCGGCCGCTACCGCGCGGAGAGCCGGCGCCTGGGCCAGGAGGAGCACCGCGTCTACGCCGTCATCTCCGACCACGGCGTTACGGACGTGAAACACAATGTGGACTTGCGCAAGGCCCTGGGCGCCGCGGGGCTGAGCGCCTGGCGGGGCGAGGCCACCAACCTGAGCCGCACGCGGCTCGATGAGCCCGTCTCCACGTGGGCGGACACCGACGTCGTCCTCGCGGTGAACGGCAACACGATGAACTACGTCTACCTGCGGGCCGAGGGGGCTGGGGGCGCGGAGGCCTGGCGCCAGCGCGCCGCGCCGCGAGCGGCCTTTCAGCAGACGCCCCTCAAGGGAGGCGGGCCCGTGAACGTGGTGGAGGTGCTGCGCCAGGTGGAGGGGGTGGAGCTGGTGGTGACGCGCGCGGACGCCTCGGGCGAGGTGCGCGTCTTCTCCCGGACGGGCGAGGCCCGCATCACCCCGCGCGACGGGGGACTGGCCTACGCCTGCCAGGGCGAGGATCCGCTGAACTACGCGCGCGGCGAGGCCACGCGGCACCTGTGCGATGGCCAACCGCGCAGCGCGCGCGAGTGGCTCCAGGCCACGCACACCACGGGCTTTCCGGACGCGGTGGTGCGGCTGCACCGGCTGATGAGCGCCCCGGACGTGGGGGACCTGGTGGTGACGGCGGCTCCCAGCTTCGACCTGGCCGCGGACTACGAGCTCATCGTGGGCAACTACCGCGGGGGCCACGGCGGCCTGAGGGCGGATCAGCTCCGCGTCCCGTACATCCTCGCGGGGCCGGGCATCCCGGCGGGCCAGCGCATGGCCACCGCGCGCGCCGAAGACATCGGGGCGACGCTGATGCGCCTGACCGGATGCCCGCCCGCGCCCAACCAGGACGGCGAGGACCTGATGCCCAGCGTGGCTGGCCCCACCCCTCCCTGAGGGCAACCAAGCAGAGGCCTTCTGTTCGCTCTCACGCCGATGGCCACCTTGGAGGACGCAAGGGGGCACATCCATGGCGCCAGAGCCTGTCTCGACGGGCTGGAGAGGAAAGCTGGAGTGGGGGCTCGGAGCGCTGGCCGCCCGAGGCCACCGGCACCCCACAGGGGCGTTGGTGCTGGCGCTGCTGCTGTGCGGCCTGGGCGCTTTCTTCGCGCGGAACCTGACGCTCGACGCGAACCTGGTGAGCCTGCTGCCCCGCTCCTTTCCCAGCGTGAAGGACCTGGAGACGCTGGAGCACCGCTTCGGGGGCATCGGCTGGGTGGCGGTGGTGGGCGAGGGCGCGGAGCCCGAAGTCCTGAAACGCTTCGCCGATGACATGGCGCCCAAGCTGGAGGCGCTGCCCGGCATCCGCTTCGTGGAGGTGCAGCGCCCCGGCACCTTCTTCCAGGACCGGGCGCTCTACTACCTGAGCCCGGAGGACCTGGAGGACGTGGAGCGGCGCCTGGGGGCCCGCATCACTTGGGAGAAGGAGCGGGCCCAACCGCTCTTCGTCCCCCTGGTGGACGAGCCCGCGCCCTCCTTGGACTTCTCGGATCTGGAGGCCAAGTACGGCGTGGGCGCCGCGCAGCGGATGTCCGGCGCGGGCAAAGAGAACTACTACTTGGATCCCTTGGCGCGCCGCGTGGTACTGCTGGCCCGGCCCGAGGGCTTCTCGGCGGACCTCGACTTCTCGCACCGCATCATCTCCGAGGTGAAGACCCTGCTGGACGCGCAGGACCTGTCCTCCTACGGGCCCGGCTTCAAGACGGCCATCACCGGCGCGTACCAGAAGAAGCTGGATCAACAGGCGCAGATCTCCCGGGACATCACCGTGTCCTCGGCGGTGGCGAGCGTGTTGCTGTTGCTGTTCCTGCTGCTGCACTTCCGCAGCGGGCTGGGGGTGGGGATGGTGCTGGCCCCGGTGGTGGCGGGGCTGGCGTGGACCTATGGCCTGGTGGGCGCGGCCTATGGCCGGGTGAACCTGCTCACCGGCTTTCTGGGCGCCATCCTCGGAGGCCTGGGCATCGAGCACGGCATTCACCTGCTGGGGAGCTACCTGCACCTGCGAGGCGATGGACTGAACTCGGAGCAGGCCACGCGAGAAACCTTCACCCACACCGGCAGCGCGGCCCTCACTTCCGCCTGGGTCGCGGCCCTCACCTTCCTGGTGCTGGGCACCTCGCGGTTCCGGGCGTTCCGAGAGTTCGGCGTCATCGCCGGCATCGGCATGCTGTTGTTGATCGTGGCCTATGTGCTGGTCCTGCCCGCGGTGCTGGGGCTGGCGGCACGGTTCAAGTGGAGACCAGGCCCGGGCGCCACGGCCCAGGTCCGCTCCCCGCTGGGCCTGTTGCTCGTGCGCTGGCGCCGCCCCCTCACGCTGGTGTCGGGGGCAGTGCTCGTGGCGCTGACGGCGAACATGGGCCGGGTGCGCTTCGATTACGACTTCGGCTCACTCGAGGATCAACACCTGCCCTCGTTCGTGTTGAACCGGCAGGTCAGCGACATCATCGGCTACTCGCAATCTCCGCTGGTGGTGCTCACCGGCAGCCCCGCCGAGGAACACACGGTGATGGAGCAACTGCGCACCCGTCAGCGGCAGCTCGGCCAGCGCTCCACGGTGGACTTCGTCGCATCCCTGGAGACGCTGATCCCAGCCGATCAACCGCGCAAGCAGGCCATCCTCCAGCGCATGGGGAAACTTCTGGAGGACGTGCCCGAGGGGCGGCTCAATGCGGCCCAGCGCCAGCAGCTCGCGCAACTGCGCGCCCAGACCCGGGCCGAGCCCTTCACGCGAGAAGCCCTTCCCGCCACGGTCCGCCGGCAGTTCCAGGGACTTCAGGGGCAGAGCGGCTTCGTGCTCGTGTACCCGGCGGTGAGCCTGTCCGATGGAACCGCCATCCGGGCCCTGGCCCGGGAGGTGCGCGCCGGGGCGAGCCTCCCCGGAGACAAACACCTGCCCGTGGCGGGGGAGCCCATGGTGCTCGCGGACATCCTGGACATGGTGACGCACGAGGCGCCGCGAATCCTCGTGGGGACCACGCTGGCGGTGCTACTGGCCATGTGGGTGACGTTGGGGAGCCTGAGGACGTCGCTGCTGTGTCTGGGTCCCACGCTGGTGTCCCTGCTGGGACTGGTGGGGCTGATGCCGCTGCTGAAGGTCGAGTTCAACTACCTCAACATCCTCATCATCCCGGTGCTCATTGGCACCACCGTGGACGCGGGCGTGCACCTGCTGACGCAGCTGGTGAGGCCCGGCAAGGACTTCGTGAAGGTGTACTCGGAGACGGGCCGGGCCATCAGCGGAGGCCTGCTGACGAGCGCGGTGGGCTTCGGAACGCTCTTCCTGGCGAACCACCCCGGCCTCAACTCCGTCGGGGTGCTGGCCAACCTGGGCTTCGGGGTGAACCTGCTGGTGATGCTGGTGGCCTTCCCCGCGCTGCTCCTGTTCCTCTCGGAGCGCCGCAAGTCGCGGCCCCGGCGGCCCAACGCCAGCGCCCCCGCGCCCAGCACCTCCCCTCCGCTCTCCTCCCCTTCGTAACCCTCCTGGCGAGCATGCTGCCGGGCGAGCGGCCGCTGCACACATGGGAACGACTGCCCACGTTCCCGACCAGCAACGAAGACTTTCGACACATCCTCAAACCACACACTGCAACGCAACGGGAGAGCCGCGATGAAAAACCTCAAGACCAAGGCATTGGTGGCGGGACTGCTGGCGGGGACGCTGACGTTCGTGGGCTGTAAGTCGGACAGCACGATGGATCGTCCGGACAGCACCACTCCCCCCGCGACGGACACCACCACGCCCTCGACGGAGGGCACCAGCACGGGGACGACGACGACGCCCGGCACGGGTGGCTCCGGCACCGAGACCCGGCCCTCCGACGACAACCTCCGCATGCCCGAGGAGGATCCTCTGCGCACGCCCGAGAACGAGAGCATCCGTGACTCCGAGGCCGAGCCGGGCATCCACCACAATGGCGACCTGGGTCCTGGCACCGGCGGCTCCGGCCTCGACAACAGCACCACGGACGGCGACGGGCTGAACGAGGGGGGCAACATCGACAACAACAACCGTCTGCCGGAGTCGTCGACGGACCCGGCCCTGTCGCCGAATGATCCCTCGGTCCAGGGCGATCTGGATGTCCCCGAAGGGGCCCGCTAACCCGGCTCCCAGAGACTTCCTCACGGCTGCGGCGTCCGCGCACTGGCGCGGGCGCCGTTGCCGTTTCTGCCCTCCGCGATCAACTCACGCCAACGCCGGGATAGGGGTTGGGCGAGATTTGCGGATGGATGATGCGTGGCCCATCGCTCTGCGTGGGCGTGCCCGCGGGCCCCTCCGAGGGACGAATGACCGGGGCATGATGGGGGTGTTCAGGCTCTCCGGACCTGCCCGTGCGAGGGGAAGCAGGTGCTTCCGGAATAGGAATGTGCAGGACGTCTTTCTGGCTCATGATGTTTCCTCCGTGTTCCGGGCCTCAAGACAAAATGGGGGCGCAGGGAAGGCGGGGTCACCCTCGCGCTCCCTCGTCTCCAGGGCGGACAGGGCTCGGCGGCCGGCCATTTCCAGGAATAGGCAGAGCCTTCGCGAAAGCCGGAGGCCATCCCCCCCAGCCCGACATAACTTCCCTCGGCAGGCCGTTTCTCCCTGACGGCTTCAGGGCCCCCATCCGAGCGAGGCGTGATGAGCATCCGGTTGCTGCTGGCAGGCCGATATGGCGGAGGGGACGCGTTCTTCTCCCCTCCCGAGGAGCCCTTGCCCTGGCTCGAGCGCGTGGAGCGATGGCTCCAGGAGAACGTGGGGGATGGACTGGAAGGCATCCGCCGACTCGAAGGACCCCAGGGAGCGCCGATGCTGCTGCTGCGCCTGCACCCAGCTGCGGGGGAAGTGTCGGTGGTGGCCGCCGGGCAGGCGCGGGTGGTCATCTCGGCGGAGACCTCCGCGGTAGGCCCTGGCTACCACCTCTACCTCTGTGACGTGCTGAAGCAGCTCGGCCGGGCCCTCCACATCACCTGGGCGGACCGCGACGCCGAGGCGGGCGTGGGGGATCCAACGGGCTACTTCCACACGGGCCACCCCGGCAACGTGGAGCAGCAGATGCTCACCTGGCTCGGCACATCGGCCGCCCAGATCCTGGAGTTGCGCGGGCAAGGGCGCTCGGGCTTCGCGCTCTCCATGCGCTTTGGCCACGCCTTCGAGCACCCGGGGGCCCTGCTCACCCCGATGGGGCCTCGTGACGAGGCCTGGCTGCGCGCGGTGGCCGAGGATCCACGGCGGGGACAGGATGTGTTCCCCTGGTGGGCGCCGGGCGTGAACGCAGCCTCGCGGCGGGGCCGGGCATTGAGCCTGCTCTGGACGGAGCTCACCTGGCGTCCTCCCCTCCTGGAGGAGGAACGCCGCCGCTTCCGCACCGTGGCGAAGCTGCTGGAGCAAGCGTGGCGCGAGGACCCCACGCTGGAGTACCCATGGCGCGAGTGGCAGGAGGTGCTCGGCTACCTGGGCCTGGGCGGCACCCTGGCGGAAGAGGTGAGCCGCCGCGCGGCCCTCGCCCCTGAGGGCCCCCGGATCGGCTACCGCCGGGGCTCGGTGCACGTGGCGCTGCCAGAGGGCTGGGAGATCCGCATCCCGGGCTCGCTCGCGGAGGAGAAGCTGGGAGATGGAAGCTGGGTGGCGCGCGACCACCGCCGCAGCGTGCGCTTCGTCCCACTGGAGGATGCGGAGGACATCGCCCCGGCCAGCCCCGAGCGCCGGCTGCTGGAGTTGGAGCACCGGGGCGAGCGCGTCAGCGGACGGGCCTCCCTGCACATGGAGCCTGGCGAGTGCCGCCTCACGGCCCTGTGCCACGCCGGAACGCGCCGAGCGCTGTGCGTGGTGAGCTTCGATGACCCGGATGAGCAGGACTGGGCGCTGGGAACCTGGCGCTCGCTGGACCGGGCCATCGCCGCGTAGAAAACAAAAGCGCCGGTCTCCCCGAAGGAAACCGGCGCGCGGGCGCGGTGGCGCGCGCTCGTCTTACTTCTTCATGCCTGTGTTCGTGGGCGGAGTGGCCTTGTTCATGTCCGTCGAACCGGCCTTGGTCCCGTCCATGGAACCCGTCCCCGGGTTGTGACCCATGTGCACGTCGCCCGAGCCCCCGACACCCGCGGGCTGCGGGGCGAGCTTGCCCAACACGGTGTAGGCCTGCTGCCGGTGCTGGGAGACGTGCTGGATGTTCTCATTGATGAGCGCCAGAACATCCGCGTTGCCGCTGAAGGCCTGCTGGCCTGCGGCCAACTTGCCCAGCACCATGTCATGGGCGCCGAGCTGGTTGGCCATATAGGCGGAGTCGAACGGCGCGCCCTTCAGCGCCTGAAGCTTCTCCATGGACGCCTTGTCCGCGACCTTGGCCTTCTTCTCCACGTCGTTGATGGGCTTGGGCTCGGCCAGCTTCAGCCCCTTGCCCTGCGCGTAGGTCATCAGCTTCTGGTCCGCCGCGGTGTGCTCCTGCACCATCATACTGCCAAAAGACTTCACATCCGGGTTGCTGGCGTTCTGCTGGGCAATCTCGCCGAGCTTGATCTCCTGCTGATTCGCATGGTGCAGCCGCTCGAGATAGGCCTTCTCGTCCGCGGGAATGGTGACCCCCATGTGCTCCACCACGCCGGACTTCGTACCTGCCTTCGCACCCGCCTTGGTGCCTGCCGCTGGGCCTTGGGTGGCCGTGGTGGGGGCGGGGGCCGTCCCCTGGGCCCATGCGGCAGAACCACAGATCAGCGAACCGGCAACCAGGAAACTCTGAATCGCGCGCTTCATGAGTGCTTCCTTTCGAAGAGGGACGTCTGGAAGACGTCCGATGAACGACAGGGCTGCACCATCGTTGGTGGCAGTGTTGGGAACACGAGACATGTGGCCGCAACGTGTAACGCCAGACGATGGCGCGCTGGCGTTCCGTGGTTTCTATTCAGCAACCGACACTGCCCTGGCACTCCAGGGCAGGCCCGCTGCTGTCAGCGGCGCTTGAGCACCTGGATATTCGTGGCGACGGTCTCGCCTGAAACCAGATCAAAGGAGGCCCGGACGCGGCTGCCTTCCTGAATGCGAGCCAACGGAATGCGCTGGGCGCCCCGGGTCGCGCGGGTGCCATCATTCACACGCAGCAGGTAGGGCTCGCCCGTCTCGAAGTCGATGACCTCGATGGCCTGCCGGGAGACATCCTTCACGCGCCCCTCGAAAATGGCACTGGCCACGGCGGTGTCCTCTCCCACGGCCCCCGCACCGCCCGTGCCTTGGCGCTGGGCGGTCTCCACCTCGGCCTGAAGCCGCCGCACCTCAGCCTGTAACCGGGCAATCTCCTCTTGGGCTTGCGCAGGCGTCAGCGCCGCGGCGCCACCAGGGGCCCCTGCCGGCGAAGTGCCTGCTGGCGGAGTCACTGCCGGCGAAGTGCCTGCTGGGGGAGTCCCGATCGGCGTCGTCCCGGCGGGAGCCGTTCCCGCTGGAGGGGTCACCGTGGGCGTCCCGGTGCCTGGAGCCGTCCCAGGCACCGGGGGGGTGGCGGTTCCTCCAATGGGCGCAATGCTTCCCGTCCCGCCTCCAGGCACGGTCCCAGGTTGGGGAACCGTCGTCCCAGTTCCAAACGAGGACGAAGACCCCGTCCCCGAAAGGCCACTGCCTGCCTGCCCAGACCCACCCACACCTCCGGTGGTCCCAAAACCATCCACCCCCCCGTCACTCGTGAAGGAGCCAGAGGTTCCCAGCGGCTGGGTGGACGGCACCGTGAACGTCCCAGAGGAAGGCGTCTGCTGCGTGCCGCCCACCGTGGCGCTGTCTGTTCCCGTGCCCACGCCCCCGCCTACCTGCTGGGCATGGACGGCCAGGGGAATACCCAGTGTGAACACGAGCGCGGCCGACAGGATCTTCTTTCGCATGGATTCGGGCTCCTTGCCTTCCCGTGCGCAGAAGTTGGGTTCCCAACACCGCAAGACCAAGGGGGGGAGAGCCGGGGAAAACCGCACCGGTCGGCTGATCGCCTGGTGGGCCAGGTCCCATGCGCACGGGGCCCGCCCTCCGCACTCCCCGCTACCGGGTGTCAGGCGCTCTACACCCCAGTGTCCTGGAAGGCCATCTCGCCTTGAAGGCAACGGCGCAAGTCCTCAGATTCAGCGAACAATCCGGCAAGAGGAACGGATAACCGATGGCAATGGATGTTTACCCGGGCAGGCCCTATCCCCGCGGAGCGACGTACGACGGAACGGGAGTGAATTTCGCGCTCTACTCGCAGGTGGCGTCGCGAGTGGAGGTCTGCCTGTTTGATCCGGCGAATCCGTCCAAGGAGATTGGCCGCTTTGATCTGCCAGAGGTCACGGAGTTCGTGTGGCACGGTTACATCCCGGGGATGGAACCCGGAACGCTGTACGGCTTCCGGGTGCATGGCCCTTATGAGCCCTCGAAGGGCCTCCGCTGCAACCCCCACAAGCTGCTGATCGATCCGTACGCCAAGGCGCTCCATGGCGAGGTGGACTGGAAGCAGCCCGTGTTCGGCTACACGCTCGGCCATGCGGACCAGGACCTGGCGCGCGACGAGAAGGACAGCGCCGCGGGGGTGCCCAAGGGCGTCGTGGTGAGCGACTTCTTCGACTGGGGCAATGACCGCCGCCCGGAAATCCCCTGGAGAAAGACGGTCATCTACGAGGCGCACGTGCGCGGCCTCACCATGCTCCACCCGGCGGTGCCCGAGCACCAGCGGGGCACCTACGCGGGGCTGTCCCACCCGGCCGTCATCGAGCACATGCTCAAGCTGGGCGTCACCTCGGTGGAGCTGCTGCCCGTGCACGAGGCAGCGGACGACTCGTTCCTCAACGACAAGGGCCTGTCCAACTACTGGGGCTACAGCACACTCAACTACCTGTCACCCCACCAGCGCTACGCCAGCCGCCGGACGCCGGGTTCCCAGGTGGCCGAGTTCAAATCCATGGTGAAGGCCCTGCACGCGGCCGGCATCGAGGTGCTGCTCGACGTCGTCTACAACCACACGTGCGAGGGCAACCACCTGGGCCCCACGTTGTCGCTCAAGGGCATCGACAACACGGCCTACTACTGGACGATGCCGGACGCGCGCTACTACCTGGACTTCACCGGGTGCGGCAACAGCCTGAACGCCTCGCTGCCCCAGGCGGCGCGGCTCATCGTGGACTCCCTGCGCTACTGGGTGGAGGAGATGCACGTGGACGGGTTCCGCTTCGACCTGGCCACGACACTGGGGCGCCAGGGCGCGGGCGAATTCAGCCCGAACGCGCCGCTCTTCCAGATCATCAATCAGGATCCGGTGCTCAACCGGGTGAAGCTCATCGCCGAGCCCTGGGACGTGGGCATGGGCGGCTACCAGGTGGGGAAGTTCCCGGCCCCGTGGCGCGAGTGGAACGGCAAGTACCGGGACACCCTGCGCCGGTACTGGAAGGGGGACGAGAGCCTCGCGGGCGAGGTCGGCCACCGGCTGGCGGGCTCCTCGGACATGTTCCAGGAAGCGAAGCGGCGGCCTCAGGCGTCCATCAACTTCATCACGGCGCATGACGGCTTCACGCTGCATGACCTCGTCACCTACAGCCACAAGCACAACGAGGCCAACGGCGAGCACAACCGAGACGGAGCAGACGACAACCAGGCCTGGAACTGCGGCGTGGAGGGCGAGACGCAGGATGCGAACATCATCGCCTTGCGCGAGCGCCAGAAGCGCAACCTGCTGGCCTCGCTCTTCATGTCCCAGGGCGTGCCCATGCTGGTGGCGGGCGACGAGATGGGCCGGACACAGAAGGGCAACAACAACGCCTACTGCCAGGACAACGAGCTGTCCTGGGTGAACTGGAACCTGGACGCGCGCGCCAAGGCCCTGCTGGAATTCAGCTCGCGGCTCATCCAGTTCCGGCACCGCCAGCCCGTGTTGCAGCGCCGCCGCTTCTTCCAGGGCGAGCGCATCTGGGACTCACGCTCCAAGGACCTGACCTGGTACCGGCCCGACGGCACGGAGATGAGCCCGGACGACTGGCAGAAGCCCTTCGTGCGCTCGCTGGC
Protein-coding sequences here:
- a CDS encoding efflux RND transporter permease subunit translates to MSDKRLSERFETAIGALAARNHRKPWQALLLAAVLVAVGSYFSGKLTLNADLTALLPRSFTSVQDLEKLRQRFGGQGNVVVAGLGAEPEALKRFADDMAPRLAQLSEVRYVNYQRPRPFFEEHALYYVDVPDLKTILERIDARIRWEKEQANPLFVRLDEDPAPPVDFSDIEQKYTGGASQRLSGEGDLYYLDPQERMVVLLLKPKGSSADLNYAKKVVGQVEEFLAHQDLSKYGPGFTTAITGNYKKKIDQQKVITGDLGRASGIALALLVLYLAFHFRSAWSVAFTMAPVVASLSWTYGFVGAVYGQVNLLTGFLGAVLGGLGVEHGIHLLGRYATLRSEGQDSLAAVRESFRHTGFSALIAAVVAALTFLSLSISEFIAFREFGVIAAIGMILSIVSYVLILPAMLGLASRLGWKPGVHEASAGPLALLARWLPQHYRAVAIVVGVGMVALISQAWRVSFNYDSTKLDDVTLPSVRLDRRMDKILGYSQSPVVVLTDTHAMEREVVRELQARKEKQGKNSTIDFVGSVADLVPQHQQEKQSILQAIHQRLERLDPQRLPEDVRPNVERALKMSSAKPFQRDTLPEAVRRQFEGMNGDSGGVVLVYAAVNLADGAGTRRFAKEVRGMQMPDGSRVSATGESLILADILDMVAHDGPEILGAAVLSVLLAMWVTLGRLRTALICMMPTLVSVAGLVGLMALLDLQFNYLNLVVLPVLVGTTVDAGVHLVQRLSEPDSDFITVYAETGRAITGGLLTSAIGFLALILARHPGLNSIGTLANLGFGVNILIVLVGFPAFLLLVERWRRKHHVVEEGAPPAEESAAGRG
- a CDS encoding alkaline phosphatase family protein codes for the protein MKKPRRWLRFSLLAGLVLLGVTYMLRPPPPRGRPADPPYLTFFLVDGLSQEVFQRELAAGRLPHIAQLLAEGLYVEDGIAAFPSMTGYGFYPFLTGRDAVHSGVLGLRWFRRDAQEGNFRNYVGRTNVEMNRDMSAEPRTLFECFPGQHSFSVNSYANRGVVRNEILGWAFSIAKYQEQYAALRFLAGTPWLGPRFMPDWFAAETQTVELAMKDLAFQPKVQWLTLATPDARQHIAGTDETYVALVRHADSLIGRYRAESRRLGQEEHRVYAVISDHGVTDVKHNVDLRKALGAAGLSAWRGEATNLSRTRLDEPVSTWADTDVVLAVNGNTMNYVYLRAEGAGGAEAWRQRAAPRAAFQQTPLKGGGPVNVVEVLRQVEGVELVVTRADASGEVRVFSRTGEARITPRDGGLAYACQGEDPLNYARGEATRHLCDGQPRSAREWLQATHTTGFPDAVVRLHRLMSAPDVGDLVVTAAPSFDLAADYELIVGNYRGGHGGLRADQLRVPYILAGPGIPAGQRMATARAEDIGATLMRLTGCPPAPNQDGEDLMPSVAGPTPP
- a CDS encoding efflux RND transporter permease subunit, which gives rise to MAPEPVSTGWRGKLEWGLGALAARGHRHPTGALVLALLLCGLGAFFARNLTLDANLVSLLPRSFPSVKDLETLEHRFGGIGWVAVVGEGAEPEVLKRFADDMAPKLEALPGIRFVEVQRPGTFFQDRALYYLSPEDLEDVERRLGARITWEKERAQPLFVPLVDEPAPSLDFSDLEAKYGVGAAQRMSGAGKENYYLDPLARRVVLLARPEGFSADLDFSHRIISEVKTLLDAQDLSSYGPGFKTAITGAYQKKLDQQAQISRDITVSSAVASVLLLLFLLLHFRSGLGVGMVLAPVVAGLAWTYGLVGAAYGRVNLLTGFLGAILGGLGIEHGIHLLGSYLHLRGDGLNSEQATRETFTHTGSAALTSAWVAALTFLVLGTSRFRAFREFGVIAGIGMLLLIVAYVLVLPAVLGLAARFKWRPGPGATAQVRSPLGLLLVRWRRPLTLVSGAVLVALTANMGRVRFDYDFGSLEDQHLPSFVLNRQVSDIIGYSQSPLVVLTGSPAEEHTVMEQLRTRQRQLGQRSTVDFVASLETLIPADQPRKQAILQRMGKLLEDVPEGRLNAAQRQQLAQLRAQTRAEPFTREALPATVRRQFQGLQGQSGFVLVYPAVSLSDGTAIRALAREVRAGASLPGDKHLPVAGEPMVLADILDMVTHEAPRILVGTTLAVLLAMWVTLGSLRTSLLCLGPTLVSLLGLVGLMPLLKVEFNYLNILIIPVLIGTTVDAGVHLLTQLVRPGKDFVKVYSETGRAISGGLLTSAVGFGTLFLANHPGLNSVGVLANLGFGVNLLVMLVAFPALLLFLSERRKSRPRRPNASAPAPSTSPPLSSPS
- a CDS encoding DUF4142 domain-containing protein; translated protein: MKRAIQSFLVAGSLICGSAAWAQGTAPAPTTATQGPAAGTKAGAKAGTKSGVVEHMGVTIPADEKAYLERLHHANQQEIKLGEIAQQNASNPDVKSFGSMMVQEHTAADQKLMTYAQGKGLKLAEPKPINDVEKKAKVADKASMEKLQALKGAPFDSAYMANQLGAHDMVLGKLAAGQQAFSGNADVLALINENIQHVSQHRQQAYTVLGKLAPQPAGVGGSGDVHMGHNPGTGSMDGTKAGSTDMNKATPPTNTGMKK